A single Arachidicoccus sp. BS20 DNA region contains:
- a CDS encoding protein-export chaperone SecB: MKIQLKYWKIANLNFSLLDDVSKREKNSFDLETGSHFSDKESSDFRVNFRLKIKDKAFDILLDAFFQFELVDEKITEEFKLSSFPKVNAPAIAFPYLRAFISNLTLQAGFEPIILPSINFINLGDKEEFKED; encoded by the coding sequence ATGAAAATTCAGTTAAAATATTGGAAAATAGCTAATTTGAATTTTTCACTTCTTGATGATGTGTCAAAAAGAGAAAAGAATTCTTTTGATTTAGAAACAGGAAGCCATTTTTCTGATAAAGAAAGCAGTGATTTTAGGGTGAATTTTAGACTTAAAATAAAGGACAAAGCATTTGATATTCTTCTTGATGCATTTTTTCAATTTGAGTTAGTAGATGAAAAAATAACAGAAGAATTTAAACTATCTTCATTTCCAAAAGTTAATGCTCCTGCAATAGCGTTTCCTTATTTAAGAGCTTTCATCTCTAATCTTACACTTCAAGCAGGATTCGAACCGATAATATTACCTTCTATAAATTTTATAAATTTAGGAGACAAAGAAGAATTCAAGGAAGATTAA
- the yajC gene encoding preprotein translocase subunit YajC codes for MTTNAVLMMAAQGNAQSSWITMLPMLGIIVVFYFFLMRPQQKKAKDQKNFINNLQKGDKIVTIAGVHGTVNKINEDGTTIQLETSPGSYVKLEKSAISLEWTTALQKANGGTATK; via the coding sequence ATGACAACAAACGCAGTATTAATGATGGCAGCGCAGGGTAATGCGCAAAGTTCATGGATTACAATGCTTCCTATGCTGGGAATTATTGTAGTCTTTTATTTTTTCCTGATGCGTCCGCAACAGAAAAAAGCAAAAGACCAGAAAAACTTTATTAATAATTTACAGAAAGGAGATAAAATAGTAACTATTGCAGGCGTTCACGGCACAGTAAATAAAATTAATGAAGACGGTACAACTATTCAATTAGAAACAAGTCCCGGCAGTTACGTGAAGTTGGAAAAATCTGCCATCAGTCTGGAATGGACGACAGCTTTGCAAAAAGCCAATGGCGGAACAGCAACTAAATAA
- a CDS encoding sugar porter family MFS transporter — protein MKFNNKYILRISFISALGGYLFGFDFAVISGALPFLQKQFMLDAYWEGFATGSLALGAMLGCLFAGRIADKYGRRSGLLIAAAVFAVSSLLMAFSPARNIFICARFAAGIGVGMASMLSPMYIAEIAPAHVRGRMVAINQLTVVIGILITNLVNYTLRNTGENAWRWMFGLGVIPSGLFLLGAYFLPESPRWLLKENKEGKAKTILTKIGDDVYASESINKIKKSLQGITKANYSEVFSKMFLPATIVGIGLAVFQQWCGSNVIFNYAPKIFASIGASQDNQLLQTVFIGGINLVFTILAMLLVDKAGRKPLMLIGAGGLTILYIVIVQLLATNSSSVSWFLMAAIGTYAMSLAPVTWVLIAEIFPTKIRSAAISIATIFLWAAYFLLVFTFPPLFEKFKDGTFYIYAAICALGFVFVLFKVKETKGKSLEDLEENLMRH, from the coding sequence ATGAAATTCAACAACAAATACATTCTCCGCATATCTTTTATTTCCGCGCTCGGCGGATATCTTTTCGGGTTTGACTTTGCGGTTATTTCGGGCGCATTGCCTTTTTTGCAAAAGCAGTTTATGTTAGATGCTTATTGGGAAGGTTTTGCAACGGGAAGTTTGGCGTTAGGAGCGATGCTCGGCTGTTTGTTCGCAGGAAGAATTGCAGACAAATACGGTCGCCGTTCCGGCTTGTTAATAGCCGCCGCCGTGTTTGCCGTTTCCTCTTTATTGATGGCATTTTCGCCTGCAAGAAATATTTTTATCTGCGCAAGATTTGCAGCCGGCATCGGCGTGGGAATGGCATCCATGTTATCGCCCATGTACATCGCGGAAATAGCGCCCGCGCACGTTCGCGGAAGAATGGTTGCCATTAATCAACTGACTGTCGTTATCGGAATTTTAATTACCAATCTGGTTAATTATACCTTGCGAAATACAGGTGAAAATGCCTGGCGCTGGATGTTCGGTTTGGGCGTCATTCCATCGGGATTGTTTTTACTCGGCGCGTATTTTTTACCCGAAAGTCCGCGTTGGTTGCTGAAAGAAAACAAAGAAGGGAAAGCAAAAACGATATTGACAAAAATCGGCGATGATGTTTATGCAAGTGAATCAATCAACAAAATAAAAAAATCATTGCAAGGCATTACAAAAGCAAATTACAGCGAAGTGTTTTCCAAAATGTTTTTGCCTGCAACCATTGTGGGCATTGGATTAGCGGTGTTTCAGCAATGGTGCGGCAGCAATGTGATTTTTAATTACGCGCCTAAAATTTTTGCGAGCATCGGCGCTTCGCAGGACAATCAATTATTGCAGACGGTTTTTATCGGAGGCATCAATTTAGTGTTTACCATTCTGGCGATGTTGTTGGTTGATAAAGCCGGAAGAAAACCTTTAATGCTTATTGGCGCAGGCGGATTGACGATTTTGTATATCGTAATTGTACAATTATTAGCAACGAATTCATCATCCGTTTCATGGTTTTTAATGGCGGCAATCGGCACTTATGCCATGTCGCTTGCGCCTGTAACCTGGGTGTTGATTGCAGAAATTTTTCCTACAAAAATCAGGAGCGCGGCAATATCCATAGCAACGATTTTTTTATGGGCGGCATACTTTTTATTGGTGTTTACCTTTCCGCCTTTGTTTGAAAAATTCAAAGACGGAACATTTTATATCTATGCAGCAATATGCGCGCTGGGCTTTGTATTTGTATTGTTTAAAGTAAAAGAAACCAAAGGCAAATCGCTGGAAGATTTGGAAGAAAATTTAATGAGACATTAA
- a CDS encoding dihydrolipoamide acetyltransferase family protein produces MALVELVMPALGEGIMEATVLKWLKNVGDTVEEEEPILEIATDKVDSEVPAAVGGVIKEVFFKENDIAPIGSKIALIETASGAENETSVAETKEQKPEEQKEEPTNVPYVPIHASDNNLPSAGEKNNGFYSPLVLSIAKQEGIGFEELANIPGTGNEGRLSKKDLLDYLKNRTNKPVNKIAPKEEIAAPEPTPVVHFGGANTEIIEMDRMRKLIAHHMKESQNTSATVTSFAEADVTNMVMWRDKIKHDFEKREQTRITFTPMFIEVVARVIKRFPLINSSVDGDKIILKKNINIGMATALPNGNLIVPVIKNVDYLNLVGLSKAVNSFAYNARNNQLKPSDTQDGTFTITNVGSFGSLTGTPIINQPQVAILAIGTIKKRPVVIETPGGDTIGIRSMMILSLSYDHRIIDGALGSTFLSEVVKEIEAWDVHRKY; encoded by the coding sequence ATGGCTTTAGTTGAACTGGTAATGCCCGCACTCGGCGAGGGAATAATGGAAGCGACCGTTTTGAAATGGTTGAAAAATGTGGGCGACACCGTTGAAGAAGAAGAACCGATTCTCGAAATCGCTACCGATAAGGTGGACAGCGAAGTTCCCGCTGCTGTCGGCGGCGTGATTAAAGAAGTGTTTTTTAAAGAAAATGATATAGCGCCGATTGGTTCTAAAATTGCCTTGATTGAAACAGCTTCGGGAGCTGAAAACGAAACTTCTGTTGCGGAAACCAAAGAGCAAAAACCGGAAGAACAAAAAGAAGAACCAACAAATGTGCCTTACGTTCCCATTCACGCTTCCGATAACAATCTCCCGTCTGCCGGAGAAAAAAATAATGGATTCTATTCTCCGTTGGTTTTGAGCATTGCGAAGCAGGAAGGAATTGGTTTTGAAGAATTGGCAAACATTCCCGGAACAGGAAATGAAGGACGCTTATCGAAGAAAGATTTATTGGATTATTTAAAAAACAGAACAAATAAACCTGTAAACAAAATCGCTCCAAAAGAAGAAATCGCTGCTCCGGAACCTACGCCGGTCGTACATTTCGGCGGCGCCAATACAGAAATAATTGAAATGGACAGAATGCGTAAGCTGATTGCGCATCACATGAAAGAAAGCCAGAACACAAGCGCGACGGTTACAAGCTTTGCCGAGGCAGATGTAACGAATATGGTTATGTGGCGCGATAAAATAAAGCATGATTTTGAAAAGCGCGAGCAAACCAGAATCACGTTTACACCAATGTTTATCGAAGTCGTAGCGCGCGTAATAAAGCGTTTTCCACTTATCAACAGTTCTGTAGATGGCGATAAAATTATCCTGAAAAAAAATATCAATATCGGTATGGCTACGGCTTTACCGAATGGAAACCTGATTGTTCCCGTGATTAAAAACGTTGATTACTTGAACCTGGTTGGCTTGAGCAAAGCGGTCAATTCATTTGCATACAATGCACGCAACAATCAACTGAAACCAAGCGATACGCAGGACGGGACTTTTACCATTACAAATGTCGGAAGTTTCGGAAGCCTGACAGGAACACCCATTATCAATCAGCCGCAGGTAGCGATTTTAGCAATCGGCACCATCAAGAAACGTCCCGTTGTTATTGAAACGCCCGGCGGCGACACCATTGGTATTCGCAGCATGATGATTCTTTCATTGAGCTACGACCACAGGATTATTGACGGCGCTTTAGGCTCAACTTTTTTAAGTGAAGTCGTAAAAGAAATCGAAGCGTGGGACGTACACAGAAAATATTAA
- a CDS encoding aldose epimerase family protein has translation MLIQKEFLGKLGEKDIFLFTLVNKNKNYVQLTNYGASVVSIVVPDKNGMKENVVLGFSNLEGYLKDKCYIGATVGRFANRIANAGFKIDNERYFLEANENNNSNHSGASGFHKRIFDYEIKNDSVSFSLLSKDGEGGFPGNLQLAVAYTWNDENELLIEYNATTDKKTIVNLTNHSYFNLSVGRENILSHELNIASGKIVETDEHYIPTGKIVDAGNKKFHHNSIKEKLIITDDKAIGLNDCYVIQPNSEAPVCEVLEKVSGRTMSVFTSYPGLLLYTGDFLESSVDGYFGRKYQPFDGFCLECQYYPDSPNHANFPSTILDVNEEYNEFIKFSFGVK, from the coding sequence ATGTTGATACAGAAAGAGTTTTTAGGAAAATTAGGAGAGAAAGATATTTTTCTTTTTACGCTCGTCAATAAAAATAAAAATTATGTGCAACTCACGAACTACGGGGCTTCTGTGGTTTCAATTGTTGTACCGGACAAAAACGGAATGAAAGAAAATGTGGTGCTCGGTTTTTCAAATTTAGAAGGGTATTTAAAAGACAAATGTTACATAGGTGCGACTGTCGGTCGGTTTGCAAACCGCATCGCCAATGCAGGTTTTAAGATAGATAATGAACGGTATTTTTTGGAAGCGAATGAAAATAATAATAGCAATCATAGCGGCGCAAGCGGATTTCACAAGAGAATATTCGATTACGAAATAAAAAACGATTCCGTTTCTTTTTCATTGTTGAGCAAAGACGGCGAAGGCGGATTTCCCGGCAATCTTCAACTTGCAGTAGCTTATACCTGGAATGATGAAAATGAATTGCTGATTGAATATAATGCCACAACAGATAAGAAAACGATTGTGAATCTGACCAATCACAGCTATTTCAATTTATCCGTGGGAAGAGAAAATATTTTGTCACATGAATTAAATATCGCTTCCGGTAAAATTGTGGAAACTGATGAGCATTATATTCCGACAGGAAAAATCGTTGACGCAGGGAATAAAAAATTTCATCACAATTCAATAAAAGAAAAATTGATTATTACGGATGATAAAGCAATAGGCTTGAATGATTGTTATGTGATTCAACCAAATTCCGAAGCGCCTGTTTGTGAAGTTTTGGAAAAAGTTTCAGGTAGAACAATGAGTGTTTTTACATCTTATCCGGGCTTGTTGCTGTACACGGGCGATTTTCTGGAAAGTAGTGTGGACGGTTATTTCGGAAGAAAATATCAGCCATTTGACGGCTTTTGTTTAGAGTGTCAGTATTATCCCGACAGTCCGAATCATGCAAATTTTCCATCGACAATTTTGGATGTGAATGAAGAATATAACGAGTTTATCAAATTCAGTTTTGGTGTAAAATAA
- a CDS encoding WcaI family glycosyltransferase: MQAKWLAKQEHEVHVITAMPYYPEWQIHGKYKGRKWFTEMLNGVQVHRCPLYVPQVVNSKKRIIHEFSFVLSSSFAWLRQLFAKKADVVFCVAPPFHLNYLPVFYKFFKRTKLIYHIQDLQVDAAKDLGMIQNKAFLSLMFATERRLMKKSERVTSISEGMLNKIKAKGISDAQVLFFPNWVDSNVIYPLSKENSLRKELGIDMNAGVVLYSGNLGEKQGLEIIIEAAKDFKEEKNMLFLICGSGGGKEKLMQLAQDAQLNNIRFLPLQPYEKLSALLAVADIHLVLQKKSAADLVMPSKLTGILAAGGCALVAAEPGTSLYEVINEYRAGILIEPESVEALKAGIKNALSADLDSFRKNARAYAERFLDKEAILNTFQHELNALTSR; this comes from the coding sequence ATACAGGCGAAATGGCTTGCAAAACAGGAGCACGAAGTGCATGTGATTACGGCAATGCCTTATTATCCCGAATGGCAGATTCATGGTAAATACAAAGGCAGGAAATGGTTTACCGAAATGCTGAATGGCGTGCAGGTACATCGCTGTCCGTTATATGTACCTCAGGTGGTAAATAGTAAGAAAAGAATTATCCACGAGTTTTCTTTTGTATTGTCATCGTCTTTTGCCTGGTTAAGGCAGTTGTTTGCCAAAAAAGCCGATGTGGTGTTCTGTGTAGCACCGCCTTTCCACCTGAACTATCTGCCTGTCTTTTATAAGTTTTTTAAGAGGACCAAGCTGATTTATCACATACAGGATTTGCAGGTGGATGCGGCAAAAGATTTAGGCATGATTCAAAACAAAGCGTTCCTCAGTCTGATGTTTGCCACGGAACGGCGGTTGATGAAAAAAAGCGAGAGGGTTACGTCCATTAGCGAAGGTATGCTCAATAAAATAAAAGCCAAAGGTATCAGCGATGCGCAGGTATTATTCTTTCCCAATTGGGTGGATAGTAATGTTATTTACCCGCTTTCCAAAGAAAATTCTCTAAGGAAAGAATTGGGGATTGATATGAATGCCGGAGTAGTGCTGTATTCGGGTAATCTCGGAGAAAAACAGGGGCTGGAAATTATTATCGAGGCGGCGAAGGACTTTAAAGAAGAAAAGAATATGCTGTTCCTGATCTGTGGTTCCGGTGGTGGTAAGGAAAAGCTGATGCAGCTGGCGCAGGATGCACAGTTGAACAACATTCGTTTTCTGCCGTTGCAGCCGTATGAAAAGCTCTCCGCATTGTTGGCGGTAGCCGATATCCATTTGGTGTTACAGAAAAAATCTGCTGCGGATTTGGTAATGCCCAGCAAGCTTACCGGTATTTTGGCTGCCGGCGGATGTGCTTTGGTAGCAGCCGAACCGGGCACGTCTCTGTATGAAGTTATAAACGAATACCGGGCAGGCATACTGATAGAACCGGAATCTGTGGAAGCATTAAAAGCCGGTATCAAAAATGCCTTGTCGGCAGATTTGGATTCCTTCCGTAAAAATGCCCGTGCCTATGCAGAACGGTTTTTGGATAAAGAGGCAATATTGAACACTTTTCAACATGAATTGAATGCGCTCACAAGCCGGTAA
- a CDS encoding nucleotidyltransferase family protein, with amino-acid sequence MKQSVKDKDNLLFVLKENSSKIKSYGVESLSLFGSFAKGVPNAESDVDLLVNFAPHQKSYDNFMELSFFLEDLLGRRVEIVTPQSLNKHIGPHILNSAEYVAI; translated from the coding sequence GTGAAACAAAGTGTTAAGGATAAGGATAATTTGCTTTTCGTGCTAAAAGAAAACAGTTCGAAAATAAAGTCTTACGGCGTTGAGAGCCTAAGCCTTTTCGGGTCGTTTGCCAAAGGCGTGCCCAATGCTGAAAGTGATGTGGATTTGCTTGTGAACTTCGCCCCACACCAAAAAAGCTACGACAACTTTATGGAGCTTTCTTTTTTTCTGGAAGACCTGCTTGGCAGAAGAGTGGAAATTGTAACTCCGCAATCTTTGAACAAACACATTGGCCCGCATATCTTAAACAGCGCAGAGTATGTTGCCATCTAA
- a CDS encoding DUF1573 domain-containing protein has translation MNKYSLPAIVVIAAFSACKSNNDTSGVKSPVSILADTSNYTTIQWIDSVQNFGTAKFGDKVNVEYAFKNVGSKPLYITEVRPTCGCTVADYTKSAVMPGDKGFVKAQYDSHHGTTGSVHKSIIVSSNTVNDKHFVLSFTGMVTK, from the coding sequence ATGAATAAATATTCTTTACCGGCAATCGTAGTAATTGCCGCATTTAGCGCTTGTAAAAGCAATAATGACACTTCCGGCGTAAAGTCTCCTGTAAGTATTCTCGCAGATACTTCAAATTATACAACCATTCAATGGATTGATTCTGTCCAAAATTTCGGTACTGCAAAATTTGGCGACAAAGTGAATGTTGAATATGCTTTTAAAAATGTCGGCAGCAAACCTTTGTACATTACCGAAGTGCGACCGACCTGCGGATGCACAGTTGCCGATTATACGAAAAGCGCAGTGATGCCCGGCGATAAAGGTTTCGTAAAAGCACAATACGACAGTCATCACGGCACGACAGGCTCAGTGCACAAAAGCATTATTGTAAGTTCCAATACCGTTAACGATAAACATTTTGTTCTTTCTTTTACCGGAATGGTAACAAAATAA
- the nusB gene encoding transcription antitermination factor NusB, whose amino-acid sequence MISRRNIRIKVMQLLYALESLGSENAQPAQLEKQLRKQIDQTRTLIAYLLLNIVEIARYAETYARQRASKNIKTEEDLNVNIKIAGNEVMWKIWENAGFRTIVEQDKIALMPDADFIKKAFLQLSESDVYKQYIAEQSRNKKSETEILQYIFTDILLADESFIYQTEELFQNWDDDCEIAEQMILQYLQKPQSLDLRESVSPDKWTFAKNLLVTVLEKENVLMDLIKPKLKNWDPERIAVVDMLLLKMGVSELLFFETIPTKVTINEYIDVAKDYSTKQSGQFVNGILDSIHKDLISQNRINKIDFRKR is encoded by the coding sequence ATGATTAGCAGAAGAAACATCCGAATTAAAGTAATGCAGCTTTTATATGCACTGGAATCTTTGGGTTCGGAGAATGCACAACCGGCACAGCTTGAAAAACAATTGCGTAAGCAGATTGACCAAACACGCACATTAATCGCCTATTTATTGTTGAACATTGTGGAAATTGCCCGCTACGCAGAAACGTACGCACGGCAGCGCGCTTCCAAAAACATTAAAACCGAAGAAGACCTTAATGTTAATATTAAAATTGCGGGCAATGAGGTAATGTGGAAAATATGGGAAAATGCAGGCTTCCGTACCATTGTGGAGCAAGATAAAATCGCATTGATGCCCGATGCCGATTTTATCAAAAAAGCGTTTTTACAATTGAGCGAATCGGATGTTTACAAACAGTATATTGCGGAGCAAAGCCGCAATAAAAAATCGGAAACGGAAATTCTGCAATATATTTTCACGGATATTTTATTGGCAGATGAATCGTTTATATATCAAACGGAAGAATTGTTTCAGAATTGGGATGATGATTGTGAAATCGCGGAACAGATGATTTTGCAATACCTTCAAAAACCGCAATCACTGGATTTGCGTGAATCGGTATCGCCCGATAAATGGACCTTTGCAAAGAACTTACTCGTAACGGTTTTGGAAAAAGAAAACGTGCTGATGGATTTGATAAAACCCAAGCTTAAAAACTGGGACCCGGAAAGAATTGCGGTAGTGGATATGCTATTGTTAAAAATGGGCGTGAGCGAATTGCTTTTCTTTGAAACCATTCCTACAAAAGTTACGATTAACGAATATATTGACGTTGCTAAAGATTACAGCACCAAGCAAAGCGGACAATTCGTAAACGGAATTTTAGATTCTATTCATAAAGATTTAATTTCGCAAAACAGAATCAATAAAATTGATTTCAGAAAAAGATAA
- the coaE gene encoding dephospho-CoA kinase (Dephospho-CoA kinase (CoaE) performs the final step in coenzyme A biosynthesis.): MLRIGITGGIGSGKSTVAHIFHTFGIPVFDADSAAKNIMQGDKNVHAALVKNFGKEVFENGTLNRKYLSAVVFNDEEKLKTLNAIVHPATIRAADEWMEKQKTPYVLKEAALLFEAGTVAGLDAIIGVYAPLELRVHRVMQRSNLSRKEVMERVVKQMDEDEKMSLCDYVVVNDEQQLLVPQVLLLHERFSST; this comes from the coding sequence ATGCTAAGAATCGGCATCACAGGCGGAATCGGCAGCGGGAAATCCACCGTAGCGCATATCTTTCATACGTTTGGCATTCCTGTGTTTGATGCAGATTCCGCAGCGAAAAATATTATGCAGGGCGATAAAAATGTTCATGCAGCGCTTGTGAAAAATTTCGGAAAGGAAGTTTTTGAAAATGGCACGCTGAACAGAAAATATTTATCCGCCGTTGTTTTTAATGATGAAGAAAAATTAAAAACCCTGAACGCGATAGTGCATCCGGCGACTATCCGGGCAGCCGATGAATGGATGGAAAAGCAGAAAACACCTTACGTGCTTAAAGAAGCGGCTTTGCTGTTTGAAGCAGGAACCGTTGCAGGTTTGGATGCAATCATTGGCGTGTACGCGCCGCTCGAATTGCGCGTACATCGGGTAATGCAACGCAGTAATCTTTCCCGGAAAGAAGTAATGGAACGTGTGGTAAAGCAAATGGATGAAGACGAAAAAATGAGTCTTTGCGATTATGTGGTCGTGAATGATGAACAACAATTGCTTGTGCCGCAGGTATTGCTTCTGCACGAAAGGTTTAGCTCGACTTAA
- a CDS encoding glycoside hydrolase family 97 protein — protein MKKIFLLLGIIMSNIFYANANDIKHFSLQSPDKKIKAEITVSDSIVYDVRFNNSLVLNSSGISMTLNKAVIGKNCSIKNIHTKTVNQTIDFINGKFDKLKDNYNELTIDFDNNYSVIFRAYDEGIAYRFVTNFSDSIKVMHEQADFNIVHPTSAIVAETDNYTAWELSYTYPSFSKIPEDKHAITPALFTDKNGTRIVIAESDVLDYPGMYLQKSNNTMQGLWANYPSKTVMGSWGNFVSVVKERAPYIAYTKGSRSFPWRIVMVTNDDKSLLTNELVYKLATPCQLQNTNWIKPGKAAWEWWHDALLPGADIPSGMDNRTTQLYNYYVDFAAKNHLEYMMIDAGWSNVYDIQKPNPKIDIRAVISHAKSEHVGVFLWCVATSLLKNLDANLDYIKSLGAAGLKVDFFDRDDQLAIASMEQIAKAAAARHLMIDFHGCTKPTGLQRAYPDILNYEAVRGQECDKWDTTANPEHHLTFIFTRMLGGPLDYTPGGMRNKTKADFKPIGEGLPSVMGTRCHELAMYVVFDQPLAMLCDAPTVYEKYPDVLKFLSIVPTTFDDTKVLAARVGEYALLAKRKGNDWFVGGMTNWTERNLNMDFSFLPKGKTFTAEIYSDTKDDAEDATKYNYKTITVTHETRIPLHFVSGGGMAMYIHE, from the coding sequence ATGAAAAAGATTTTTTTGTTACTCGGCATCATCATGTCGAATATCTTTTATGCTAATGCAAATGATATAAAACATTTTTCTTTACAGTCGCCGGACAAAAAAATCAAAGCCGAAATAACCGTTAGTGACAGCATTGTTTATGATGTCCGGTTTAATAATTCTTTGGTCTTAAATTCTTCGGGAATATCGATGACGCTTAACAAAGCGGTTATAGGGAAAAATTGTTCAATCAAAAATATACATACAAAAACTGTCAACCAAACTATTGATTTCATCAACGGGAAATTTGATAAACTAAAAGATAATTACAATGAATTGACGATTGATTTTGACAATAATTATTCCGTCATTTTTCGTGCTTATGATGAAGGCATAGCCTATCGCTTCGTTACAAATTTTTCCGACAGTATTAAAGTAATGCACGAGCAGGCAGATTTTAATATTGTTCATCCTACATCGGCAATTGTTGCTGAAACGGACAATTACACAGCTTGGGAATTGTCTTACACGTATCCTTCGTTCAGTAAAATTCCTGAAGACAAACACGCGATTACGCCTGCATTATTTACCGATAAAAACGGAACAAGAATTGTAATTGCAGAGTCTGACGTGTTGGATTATCCCGGAATGTATTTACAAAAATCAAATAATACAATGCAAGGGCTTTGGGCAAATTATCCTTCAAAAACAGTGATGGGCAGTTGGGGAAATTTTGTTTCCGTTGTCAAAGAAAGAGCGCCGTATATCGCTTACACAAAAGGGTCGAGAAGTTTTCCCTGGCGCATCGTCATGGTTACAAATGACGATAAATCTTTATTGACGAATGAATTAGTTTATAAATTAGCAACACCATGTCAATTGCAAAATACAAACTGGATAAAACCCGGCAAAGCTGCGTGGGAATGGTGGCACGATGCGTTATTGCCCGGCGCTGATATTCCTTCGGGTATGGACAACCGCACAACACAACTGTACAATTATTATGTTGATTTTGCTGCTAAAAATCATTTAGAATATATGATGATTGACGCCGGCTGGTCGAATGTTTACGACATTCAGAAACCAAATCCTAAGATTGATATCCGTGCAGTGATTAGTCATGCAAAGTCGGAACACGTGGGCGTTTTCCTTTGGTGTGTGGCAACATCTTTACTGAAAAATTTAGATGCAAATCTGGACTATATTAAAAGCCTTGGAGCGGCAGGATTGAAAGTTGATTTCTTTGACCGCGACGACCAATTGGCGATCGCTTCGATGGAACAAATCGCGAAAGCCGCAGCAGCACGGCATTTGATGATTGACTTTCACGGCTGTACCAAACCTACAGGCTTGCAACGTGCTTATCCGGATATCTTAAACTACGAAGCGGTGCGCGGACAAGAATGTGATAAGTGGGACACAACGGCAAACCCGGAGCATCATCTCACTTTTATTTTTACGAGAATGTTAGGCGGTCCGTTGGATTATACGCCCGGCGGAATGCGTAACAAAACCAAAGCTGATTTCAAGCCGATTGGCGAAGGCTTGCCTTCCGTGATGGGAACGCGCTGCCACGAACTCGCGATGTACGTTGTGTTTGACCAACCTTTGGCAATGCTTTGCGATGCGCCGACCGTTTATGAAAAATATCCTGATGTATTGAAATTTTTATCTATTGTGCCGACAACTTTTGATGATACAAAAGTGTTGGCTGCAAGGGTTGGAGAGTATGCTTTATTGGCAAAAAGAAAAGGAAACGATTGGTTTGTAGGCGGCATGACGAACTGGACCGAAAGAAATTTAAATATGGATTTTTCTTTTCTGCCTAAAGGAAAAACTTTCACGGCAGAAATTTATTCCGACACCAAAGATGATGCTGAGGATGCAACAAAATATAATTACAAAACAATAACGGTAACGCATGAAACCCGCATTCCGCTTCACTTTGTGAGCGGCGGCGGTATGGCGATGTATATTCATGAATAA
- a CDS encoding N-acetylmuramoyl-L-alanine amidase yields MNRKLFLSAGHFWGDSGAAGINGRCENNETIRLRNAIIARLEAGICLTVDDDTESLAEYLSRIHPGEDSLLLELHFDAAGGNASGCTAFYKNDVNGRSRSVAARLAASAAAALQLKCRGAKPESESNRKRLAFLHQRGTAVLLEVCFIDNPADMAKYDARFDELVTALAGCLNTLMLNRQY; encoded by the coding sequence ATGAATAGGAAGCTTTTTTTGAGTGCAGGTCATTTTTGGGGCGACAGTGGGGCGGCAGGTATCAATGGCAGATGTGAAAATAATGAAACAATACGCCTGCGTAATGCAATTATTGCTCGTCTGGAGGCAGGTATCTGCCTCACGGTCGATGACGATACGGAATCTTTGGCAGAATACCTGAGCCGTATTCATCCCGGTGAAGACAGCCTGTTGCTGGAACTGCATTTTGATGCTGCCGGCGGTAACGCCTCCGGCTGTACGGCATTTTATAAAAACGACGTAAATGGACGGAGCAGGTCTGTTGCCGCCCGGCTAGCTGCCAGCGCGGCGGCTGCCCTGCAGCTGAAATGTCGTGGTGCAAAGCCCGAAAGCGAAAGCAACAGGAAGCGGTTGGCGTTTCTGCATCAGCGGGGCACGGCAGTGCTGCTGGAAGTTTGCTTTATCGACAATCCTGCCGACATGGCAAAGTATGATGCCCGCTTTGATGAGCTCGTTACAGCATTGGCCGGCTGCTTAAATACTTTAATGCTAAACCGTCAGTATTGA